The Henckelia pumila isolate YLH828 chromosome 2, ASM3356847v2, whole genome shotgun sequence genome includes a window with the following:
- the LOC140878759 gene encoding uncharacterized protein: protein MGPGAPPKSPAVKVRKSTRVSRRLATQFYNSSKGQVNLDDDDTISASPIPTTLKTPVLVLEGITIQVPGKSKEMESPAEKRAPLVTNDDLVTNKIPMGIPFMIPPTIQVNVPEAPIPIKTSDTVTASISSEDHASRRIQMCTLPTTTMDLDFSFLHDTTSEPITGSSSFPDQSSTASATTTLKSLVHQDVFSLDEHKFQDAMAAFQLLQSFPGFVDYPLGMTLNLLPTILSNAQESASKYAVLSSKIDS, encoded by the exons ATGGGACCTGGGGCTCCACCTAAATCACCAGCTGTTAAGGTTAGGAAGAGTACCCGGGTTTCTCGTAGATTGGCTACACAGTTTTACAACAGCTCCAAAGGACAAGTTAATCTAGATGATGATGACACTATATCAGCTTCTCCCATTCCCACAACTTTGAAGACTCCGGTTTTAGTTCTAGAGGGGATCACGATTCAAGTTCCAGGAAAGTCCAAGGAGATGGAATCTCCAGCCGAGAAGAGAGCACCTTTGGTAACAAATGATGATCTTGTCACCAATAAGATTCCCATGGGAATTCCATTCATGATCCCTCCTACTATTCAAGTAAATGTTCCTGAAGCTCCAATTCCTATAAAAACCTCCGACACAGTTACTGCATCCATTTCTTCAGAG GATCATGCTTCTAGGAGGATTCAGATGTGTACTCTGCCAACTACCACCATGGATTTGGATTTCAGCTTTCTCCATGATACAACTAGTGAACCAATTACAGGGTCTTCTTCATTCCCTGATCAATCATCCACTGCCTCGGCCACTACCACACTTAAATCTCTGGTCCATCAAGATGTATTCTCTTTGGATGAGCATAAATTTCAAGATGCGATGGCAGCTTTTCAACTACTTCAGAGTTTTCCTGGCTTTGTTGATTATCCTCTTGGTATGACTTTAAACCTTCTCCCTACCATACTCTCAAATGCACAAGAATCCGCCAGCAAGTACGCAGTTTTATCCTCCAAGATTGATAGCTGA